In one Epinephelus lanceolatus isolate andai-2023 chromosome 19, ASM4190304v1, whole genome shotgun sequence genomic region, the following are encoded:
- the sec16a gene encoding protein transport protein Sec16A isoform X3, translating into MQPPPRTGPPGASGPPPSGPNMFRRTRPHKHTAAATAAMPPATQPMTDPFAFVRAPPPMAAGGLPTIPNSNPPPMQAPPNTMYSQAGSGLPPQPQTQEDVPAAPTGPPPSSLPGVTLFNPHSTASPGVYPAPSPAGYTSSHSEQGYFNSTEQTPSMAPEPPPVASAPAAGQTPFNQEFQGHPPPQPVPFQPVPPATSYSQWAPDHGSRPPSVQNYFQPTSDPPSQTFNLPTQTQMYPSHTPSPHQNTPTPPTQPGHPQNQAPPPLHNPVQAPSSQWPDPNAPQQHNSHFQSYFSQSSAPQDSWFNQPPQDSGYHQMGTSVAHPQPGPDSTGSQHASNTGPGPSSAPAPVPYSQESGTLSMFFKDNDVENEETLAGERNKAVNGIPGSFQHHSNPQAHSGLADAPLDYQGLSPQDHSHLPYMNDGNHAPQGSTQKPPDSQYDHVENLECVPNLEVLPSETRGSLAATPAHGVDQYETGPNLETPDSVPRPIRSASVSSNYSNMSHGSGSGTRRHHGVVGTFIQQESPRLTDDANLSAATGGYFEQIDTSPAGDMGAQQSPMEQTWPPTPSPPKPTGIFQASANSSFEPVRSHGVGVRPAEVDRAKMVAEGGVDSTPGNLEQPPDNMENIYGPGHPLPAGVGGGVPHLPHPVVHSHSRPSSRAFGASRPCESPATTLWAQHDPPSLGANILLAPAAPTVLAPLREPSADVIQPPEDAPLDLQPSQRVQPTSQQHSENLENPPQVSEAEPTDSQGNLGYASLLVSDSLHQPVLIAPPVSNYSVIPPSTPAQAPSQSSLRETTPPVRSLAQGQGASTSQPPSVNSNQNPVFPPGPVSFSSSASNQGPLNLTRDNIEAATSDPTAPPQSQPVRPPLSRGQSLVGDSHSAIGVNPQASLTAPVSNHNQPSNYELLDFSMHQSQAQNQASGHPSSLHESPQSSNGFYLQVTKDAQQGGRAIGNVLVQTPASSSTPQVPPASSQAAANTQPPAAAEPPKTSDSQAAPQGQNDAPPVPASGAQPPRDQYPPPAQGPAAGSAPPPPAGYPPGPRGPVPTGAPQPAPAEPPRPPSSAGSQQGYGPPPAVPGQMYGGYYGNYGEYPDSRAAYPPGQYPPPPGDPRAQHYYQDGPYRGRGDPWYGRYEGQSAGYRDPNYQYREPQPERPSSRASQYSDRPSSRQGYPDEYQRANRSAYNDYYADYAKHYDYGAYNYGQYDPRYRGYYDQSYWTSYDDGYRGRDSYYNQQPYPARKEGYDDQWRYYPGYDASFDEDYRRRGDGDDFDRRSVHSEQSAHSVHSSHSHHSRRSSFSSRSQQSQVYRSQPDIVSAVYDTTSSTLAVDYSYGQYPNQADAAQNYSQYLYPSEYPTESTWIAPEQPPPRPATPEKFTIPHRCARFGPGGHLVQVLPNLPSAGQPALVDIHSMETMLQDTPDQTELRAFPGPLVKEETHKVDVIKFSQNKALECSRDNNLLDRDSARLLWEFIMLLCRQNGTVVGTDIADLLLKEHRSVWLPGKSPNEANLIDFNNEPLARAEEEPGAGPLSLLSDTFMTVPENLGKETERFRELLLFGRKKDALEAAMKGGLWGHALLLASKMDNRTHARVMTRFANSLPINDPLQTVYQLMSGRMPASATCCGEEKWGDWRPHLAMVLSNLTHTLDLDTRTITTMGDTLASKGLIDAAHFCYLMAQVGLGVYTKKSTKMVLIGSNHSFPFYQFASNEAIQRTEAYEYAQSLGSQPCSLPNFQVFKLIYACRLAEAGLSAQAFNYCEVISRNVLMQPSYYSPVFISQIIQMSEKLRFFDPQLKEKPEQELFNEPEWLIHLRQLDRQIRTGEFTCNEDRATPAQFDCSSPSSESDEPSPPEPYSMPVELDGPTPDNPLMSSLLPGPPPQGVQLMPPAPTSILQDGMAPPQPLSPNDVPQFYPVPPSGPPGQMPISGYPPQDPGFAHPPFQPQSEQIDMFPGAHQSHQQQCPPPPQVGQMSPHMSPTQVPHSPVRINPPPLQMPQHMPQHIPQHMPPSPGHMPHVEQMSHAPPEMHPAQPMSSSPPSGSFTPDLYDHMAQLGAGRRSRTTSQSSMHMVSGRRSRTTSESSTHSGGRERSNSAAMQASPPPPSIPEQPSREEAKKVKKDSPKKGGGGGGGGSSWIKWPWRRKNEAHLPDDNNKSIVWDENKQKWVDLNEPEEESKPPPPPPSGFPKMPQMPGPGGPASPPSGGPPVNMFSRRAGTKSRYVDVLNPSRISKPGGLAPAPADIFAPLAPMPMPANLFVPSSAPDDQQPLEGCEGGNQEQNSPNTSAAPQMFNPTLLPPAPEGPPVPDGSQSGESHPAQGAPPTGGVTFYNPAQFAQTSAPSGGGHRPGRLGGQRQYPVMK; encoded by the exons ATGCAGCCCCCTCCTCGGACTGGACCCCCAGGAGCCTCTGGCCCACCTCCTTCTGGGCCCAATATGTTCCGCAGGACCAGGCCTCACAAACATACAGCAGCGGCTACTGCCGCAATGCCACCGGCTACTCAACCCATGACGGACCCTTTTGCTTTTGTcagagctcctccccctatggCTGCAGGTGGTCTCCCAACAATACCCAACAGCAACCCTCCACCAATGCAAGCCCCACCAAACACCATGTACTCTCAAGCTGGCTCAGGGCTGCCTCCGcaaccacagacacaggaggacgTCCCAGCTGCTCCCACTGGTCCCCCACCATCCTCTCTGCCAGGGGTGACATTGTTCAACCCTCACAGTACAGCATCTCCTGGTGTTTACCCAGCACCCAGTCCAGCAGGATATACATCCTCACATAGTGAACAGGGCTATTTTAATTCAACAGAACAGACACCATCCATGGCCCCAGAGCCACCACCTGTGGCCTCTGCCCCAGCAGCGGGTCAGACACCTTTTAACCAGGAATTTCAAGGACATCCACCTCCCCAGCCTGTGCCCTTCCAGCCTGTGCCTCCCGCCACCTCCTATTCCCAGTGGGCCCCTGATCACGGAAGTCGCCCTCCTTCAGTTCAGAACTATTTCCAGCCTACTAGTGACCCTCCATCACAAACTTTTAATTTACCTACGCAGACCCAGATGTACCCCTCCCACACCCCATCACCCCATCAGAACACCCCCACTCCTCCAACACAACCTGGACACCCCCAGAATCAGGCACCACCTCCTCTCCACAATCCTGTACAGGCCCCTAGCTCTCAATGGCCTGACCCAAATGCACCCCAGCAGCATAATTCTCACTTCCAGAGCTACTTCAGTCAGAGCTCTGCCCCACAGGACTCGTGGTTCAACCAACCTCCACAGGACTCAGGCTACCACCAAATGGGGACCAGCGTGGCCCATCCTCAGCCCGGGCCTGACTCTACTGGATCTCAGCATGCGTCCAACACTGGTCCTGGGCCTAGTTCTGCTCCTGCCCCAGTCCCATACTCTCAGGAGTCTGGTACACTGTCAATGTTCTTCAAAGACAATGATGTGGAAAATGAAGAAACACTGGCAGGAGAGAGAAATAAAGCAGTGAATGGTATTCCTGGATCTTTTCAGCATCACAGTAACCCACAGGCCCACAGTGGCCTTGCAGATGCACCTTTGGATTACCAAGGCCTCTCTCCGCAAGATCATTCACACCTACCGTACATGAATGATGGCAACCATGCGCCACAGGGAAGTACCCAGAAGCCCCCTGATTCACAGTACGACCATGTGGAGAATTTAGAGTGTGTCCCGAACCTGGAAGTATTACCCAGTGAAACCCGCGGCAGCCTTGCTGCCACTCCAGCCCATGGAGTAGACCAGTATGAAACCGGGCCTAACCTGGAGACTCCAGATTCTGTTCCAAGACCAATTAGATCTGCCAGTGTGTCATCCAACTATAGCAATATGAGCCATGGAAGTGGAAGTGGCACTCGTCGACATCATGGAGTAGTAGGTACCTTTATTCAGCAGGAGAGTCCTCGTCTCACTGATGATGCTAACCTGTCTGCTGCCACTGGAGGCTACTTTGAGCAGATTGACACTTCTCCAGCTGGAGATATGGGTGCACAACAGAGCCCCATGGAGCAGACTTGGCCTCCCACACCTAGCCCTCCCAAACCAACTGGTATCTTTCAGGCCAGTGCTAACAGCTCTTTTGAACCTGTGCGCTCACATGGGGTTGGAGTGCGTCCTGCTGAGGTCGATAGGGCTAAAATGGTAGCGGAAGGGGGTGTAGATTCTACACCTGGCAACCTGGAGCAGCCACCAGATAATATGGAAAATATTTATGGCCCAGGACACCCCTTGCCTGCTGGGGTGGGAGGTGGTGTTCCTCATCTACCACACCCAGTGGTTCATTCCCACTCTCGACCTTCATCCCGTGCTTTTGGGGCCAGTCGACCCTGTGAGAGCCCTGCCACTACTCTGTGGGCACAGCATGATCCTCCTAGCTTGGGCGCTAACATTCTCCTAGCCCCTGCTGCCCCGACAGTTCTTGCCCCTTTACGAGAGCCTAGTGCTGATGTCATCCAACCCCCAGAGGATGCCCCACTGGACTTGCAGCCCTCCCAGAGAGTCCAGCCAACTTCACAGCAGCACTCAGAGAACCTAGAGAACCCACCACAGGTGAGTGAGGCAGAGCCAACTGACTCTCAAGGCAACCTGGGCTATGCGTCTCTTCTTGTGTCTGACTCGCTCCACCAGCCTGTTTTAATTGCCCCGCCAGTATCTAATTACAGTGTGATTCCCCCCAGCACCCCTGCTCAAGCACCCAGTCAAAGTAGCCTTAGGGAAACTACCCCCCCTGTGAGATCACTCGCACAGGGACAGGGTGCCAGTACTTCCCAACCGCCTTCAGTAAACTCTAATCAGAATCCAGTTTTTCCCCCTGGACCTGTAAGCTTCAGTTCGTCAGCCTCTAACCAAGGCCCGCTCAATCTGACCCGTGACAACATAGAAGCGGCAACATCAGACCCCACAGCTCCGCCGCAGTCTCAGCCAGTCCGCCCTCCTCTTTCAAGGGGCCAATCATTGGTTGGAGACAGCCACTCTGCTATCGGTGTTAATCCACAGGCTTCTCTGACTGCTCCTGTCTCTAATCATAATCAGCCATCAAATTATGAACTGCTTGATTTTTCTATGCACCAATCACAAGCCCAAAACCAAGCATCTGGCCACCCTTCTTCTCTGCACGAGTCTCCACAGTCTAGTAATGGATTTTACCTACAGGTCACCAAAGATGCTCAGCAGGGGGGAAGAGCGATAGGGAATGTCCTTGTCCAGACCCCGGCCTCTTCATCTACCCCACAGGTACCACCAGCATCCTCCCAAGCAGCTGCAAACACCCAGCCGCCAGCAGCGGCTGAACCTCCTAAAACATCTGATTCTCAAGCTGCACCGCAGGGACAAAATGATGCTCCTCCTGTTCCAGCAAGTGGAGCACAACCTCCCCGTGACCAGTATCCACCTCCAGCACAGGGGCCTGCTGCAGGGAGTGCCCCTCCTCCCCCTGCTGGATACCCTCCAGGGCCTCGAGGACCTGTACCTACAGGAGCTCCCCAGCCAGCTCCTGCAGAGCCACCTCGACCACCCTCCTCTGCAGGCAGCCAGCAAGGCTATGGGCCTCCTCCTGCAGTGCCTGGGCAGATGTATGGTGGCTATTATGGTAATTATGGAGAATACCCAGATAGCAGAGCAGCTTATCCTCCTGGCCAGTACCCACCTCCACCTGGGGATCCCAGAGCACAGCACTATTATCAA GATGGTCCATACAGAGGTAGAGGAGATCCTTGGTATGGTAGATATGAAGGACAGTCCGCAGGGTATCGTGATCCAAACTACCAGTACAGAGAGCCTCAGCCAGAACGACCCAGCTCCAGAGCCAGTCAGTACTCTGACAGGCCCTCATCCAG GCAAGGCTATCCTGATGAGTACCAGAGAGCAAACCGAAGTGCCTACAATGATTATTATGCAGATTACGCCAAGCACTATGATTATGGAG CATACAATTACGGACAGTATGACCCGCGCTACAGAGGATACTATGATCAGTCCTACTGGACTAGTTATGATGATGGctacagaggcagagacagctACTATAATCAACAGCCGTATCCTGCCAG GAAAGAGGGCTATGATGATCAGTGGCGGTACTATCCTGGCTATGATGCCAGTTTTGATGAAGATTACCGGCGACGTGGAGACGGCGACGACTTTGACAGACGCAGCGTCCACAGCGAGCAGTCGGCACACAGCGTGCACAGCTCCCACAGCCACCACAGCAGACGAAGCAGCTTCAGCTCACGATCACAACAG AGCCAGGTATACAGAAGCCAGCCTGATATAGTGTCAGCAGTCTATGACACCACATCATCCACTTTGGCTGTGGACTACTCCTATGGACAGTACCCAAACCAGGCCGATGCCGCCCAGAACTACAGCCAGTACCTCTATCCCTCTGAGTACCCCACAGAGAGCACCTGGATCGCCCCTGAGCAAC CTCCTCCTCGTCCTGCAACCCCAGAGAAGTTCACCATACCCCACCGCTGTGCCCGCTTCGGACCTGGTGGTCATCTGGTCCAAGTTCTGCCCAATCTCCCCTCAGCTGGACAGCCTGCTCTCGTTGATATCCACAGCATGGAG ACGATGCTGCAGGATACCCCGGATCAGACAGAGCTACGAGCTTTTCCAGGACCTCTTGTTAA GGAGGAGACTCATAAAGTGGATGTGATAAAGTTCTCCCAGAACAAAGCGCTGGAGTGTTCTCGTGACAACAACCTGTTGGACAGGGACTCTGCGCGCCTGCTTTGGGAATTCATCATGCTACTCTGTAGACAGAACGGG ACCGTGGTCGGCACGGACATCGCTGACCTCTTGCTGAAGGAGCATCGTTCTGTCTGGCTTCCCGGCAAAAGTCCTAATGAAGCCAACTTGATTGATTTTAACAATGAGCCACTGGCACGAGCTGAGGAAGAGCCGGGAGCTGGACCACTGTCCCTGCTATCGGACACTTTCATGACTGTACCAGAGAACCTTGGCAAGGAAACAGAACGCTTCAGGGAGCTGTTACTGTTTGGCCGCAAGAAG GATGCACTCGAAGCAGCTATGAAGGGAGGTCTCTGGGGACATGCCCTGCTGTTGGCTAGTAAGATGGACAACAGAACACATGCACGTGTCATGACAAG GTTTGCCAACAGTTTGCCAATCAATGACCCTCTGCAGACGGTGTACCAGCTGATGTCAGGGAGGATGCCTGCATCAGCCACT tgcTGTGGCGAGGAGAAGTGGGGTGACTGGCGCCCTCACCTGGCCATGGTGTTGTctaacctcacacacactctggatCTGGATACTCGCACAATCACCACCATGGGTGACACTCTTG CTTCCAAGGGGCTGATTGATGCCGCACACTTCTGCTACTTGATGGCCCAAGTTGGTCTGGGAGTTTACACAAAGAAGAGCACCAAGATGGTTCTGATTGGCTCCAATCACAG TTTTCCCTTCTACCAATTTGCGTCCAATGAAGCAATCCAGAGGACTGAGGCCTATGAGTATGCTCAATCACTGGGCTCCCAGCCGTGCTCACTGCCCAATTTCcag GTGTTCAAGTTGATCTATGCATGCCGCTTGGCTGAAGCAGGCCTGAGCGCTCAGGCCTTCAACTACTGTGAAGTTATCTCTAGGAATGTCCTCATGCAGCCTTCCTACTACTCTCCTGTGTTCATAAGCCAGATTATACAG ATGTCGGAAAAGCTGCGATTCTTCGATCCCCAACTGAAGGAGAAGCCGGAGCAGGAGTTGTTCAATGAGCCTGAATGGTTGATCCACCTCAGACAGCTGGATAGACAGATAAGG aCAGGGGAGTTTACATGCAATGAAGACAGAGCAACTCCTGCACAGTTCGACTGCAGCAGCCCCAGTTCTGAGTCAGACGAGCCCAGTCCGCCTGAACCTTACAGCATGCCTGTGGAGTTGGATGGCCCCACCCCTGACAACCCACTAATGAGCTCATTACTGCCTGGGCCTCCACCGCAGGGAGTACAGCTGATGcctccag CTCCCACCTCTATCCTCCAAGATGGGATGGCCCCACCTCAGCCTTTATCCCCCAATGACGTGCCCCAGTTCTACCCAGTACCCCCCAGTGGACCACCAGGCCAGATGCCCATCTCAGGCTACCCTCCACAGGATCCTGGCTTCGCCCATCCTCCCTTCCAGCCTCAGTCTGAGCAGATAGATATGTTCCCTGGAGCCCATCAGTCCCATCAGCAGCAGTGTCCCCCACCTCCTCAAGTGGGCCAAATGTCACCACACATGTCCCCCACTCAGGTGCCGCATTCGCCTGTACGAATCAACCCCCCGCCACTCCAGATGCCTCAGCACATGCCTCAGCATATTCCCCAGCATATGCCCCCTTCTCCCGGGCACATGCCACATGTGGAGCAGATGTCCCACGCCCCACCAGAGATGCACCCTGCTCAACCAATGTCATCCTCCCCACCCAGTGGCTCCTTCACGCCAGACCTGTATGACCACATGGCTCAATTG GGTGCTGGGAGGAGATCAAGGACTACTTCACAATCCTCAATGCATATG GTTTCAGGACGTCGCTCCCGCACCACTTCTGAATCTTCCACTCACTCTGGCGGAAGAGAGCGGAGCAACTCGGCTGCCATGCAGGCCTCTCCACCTCCGCCTTCAATTCCTGAACAGCCCAGCAGAGAAGAGGCCAAGAAAGTCAAGAAAGACTCCCCGAAAAAG ggtggtggtggtggtggtggaggtagTAGCTGGATAAAGTGGCCCTGGAGGAGGAAGAATGAGGCACACTTGCCAGATGACAATAACAAATCT attGTTTGGGATGAAAACAAGCAGAAATGGGTCGACTTGAACGAGCCTGAAGAGGAG AGTAAGCCCCCTCCACCGCCTCCCTCTGGCTTCCCCAAGATGCCTCAGATGCCTGGCCCCGGAGGGCCTGCCTCACCCCCGAGTGGCGGTCCTCCTGTCAACATGTTCTCCAGGAGAGCAG GCACGAAGAGCAGATATGTGGATGTTCTTAATCCTAGTAGAATCTCTAAACCAGGCGGATTAGCCCCCGCTCCTGCAGACATCTTCGCTCCTTTGGCACCAATGCCAATGCCCGCTAACCTATTTGTGCCTAGTTCAG CTCCTGACGATCAACAACCTCTGGAGGGCTGTGAAGGAGGAAATCAGgagcagaattcaccaaacaCAAGCGCTGCTCCACAG ATGTTCAACCCCACGTTGTTACCACCTGCCCCAGAAGGTCCTCCCGTGCCTGATGGCTCACAGTCCGGGGAG AGTCATCCTGCCCAGGGAGCTCCACCCACCGGAGGCGTCACCTTTTATAACCCTGCACAGTTTGCACAG ACAAGTGCACCATCAGGAGGTGGACACCGCCCTGGACGCTTGGGCGGTCAGCGTCAGTACCCAGTGATGAAATAA